From Pelomonas sp. SE-A7, a single genomic window includes:
- a CDS encoding esterase-like activity of phytase family protein: MKKLSRNRWKYSPLSLALVGLLAACNGGDDEPASLSGKLIDAAVEGVAYTASPSGVAGTTGADGTFNCKQGDLVRFKLGDVDLGTGLCTPRVMLSDLALTSDLSKPQLVNRLVLLQLLDEDDDASNGIRIPAAVADAFKGKSLDFSLAPAAFEAALKPLLPAASDAFGQSYASRNLGELRRIASAEHYESTLAGELGQVSTSKSSQATAGGEVLITKYELQAEASMFVPYEGTNTAAKKDFPKGFYPAVGSGLAFKGKTAEGKLEFWGITDRGPNGDSPNAPRPDLPASVSITKMFPAPSFTPSIGVISVGSGGARIASLMPLKSDANTRITGRPAPFGVVGSSLEIPLDDGLRYDGAKGGFDAKGLDSESLVYDEANKVFWTSDEYGPFIVKIDAATGVILKRYEPGAGAGKLPAVLAQRRSNRGMEGLAQDKASGKLHGFLQSPIDPLDGAGKSIEVTDSFDMDKDGKSNDKVKVRDFAQFARWLEFDPKTETSRLFAYPLDYALAGKGETWDRNRTGSAKLGDLVSLGNGRFIVIEQGADANGLVRNFLMLVELPANATDITALGIELEKNSIDGTTAVATPWKQVVKLKKTVLLDLNAAGWKAEKAEGLSLVDEQTLALINDNDFGLRTSLVDAGGKLIEGDPTACTVDINGVIVNDGACTPGAVGVRVARGNEVDRKTRLWLLKFPKALASYTLP; encoded by the coding sequence ATGAAGAAGTTGTCCCGCAATCGCTGGAAGTACTCGCCCCTGAGCCTGGCCCTGGTCGGCCTGCTGGCCGCCTGCAATGGCGGTGACGACGAGCCGGCCAGCCTCAGCGGTAAGCTGATCGATGCCGCGGTCGAAGGCGTGGCCTACACGGCCAGCCCCTCGGGCGTCGCCGGCACGACCGGCGCCGACGGCACGTTCAACTGCAAGCAGGGAGATCTGGTGCGCTTCAAGCTCGGCGATGTCGACCTGGGCACCGGCCTGTGCACGCCGCGCGTGATGCTGTCCGACCTGGCCCTGACCAGCGACCTGAGCAAGCCCCAGCTCGTGAACCGCCTGGTCCTGCTGCAGCTGCTGGACGAGGACGATGACGCCAGCAACGGCATCCGCATCCCCGCCGCCGTGGCCGATGCGTTCAAGGGCAAGAGCCTGGACTTCAGCCTGGCGCCGGCGGCCTTCGAGGCCGCGCTCAAGCCGTTGCTGCCGGCCGCCAGCGATGCCTTCGGCCAGAGCTACGCCAGCCGCAACCTGGGCGAGCTGCGCCGCATCGCCTCGGCCGAGCATTACGAGTCCACACTGGCCGGCGAGCTGGGCCAGGTGAGCACCAGCAAGAGCAGCCAGGCCACGGCCGGTGGCGAGGTCCTGATCACCAAGTACGAGCTGCAGGCCGAAGCCTCGATGTTCGTGCCCTATGAAGGCACGAACACCGCCGCCAAGAAGGACTTCCCCAAGGGCTTCTACCCGGCCGTGGGCTCGGGCCTGGCCTTCAAGGGCAAGACCGCCGAGGGCAAGCTGGAGTTCTGGGGCATCACCGACCGCGGCCCCAATGGCGACAGCCCCAACGCGCCGCGCCCGGACCTGCCGGCCAGCGTCAGCATCACCAAGATGTTCCCGGCGCCCAGCTTCACGCCCTCGATCGGCGTGATCAGCGTGGGCAGCGGCGGCGCCAGGATCGCCAGCCTGATGCCGCTGAAGTCCGACGCCAACACCAGGATCACCGGCCGCCCCGCGCCCTTCGGCGTGGTCGGCAGCAGCCTGGAGATTCCGCTGGACGATGGCCTGCGCTACGACGGCGCCAAGGGCGGCTTTGACGCCAAGGGCCTGGACAGCGAAAGCCTGGTCTACGACGAGGCCAACAAGGTGTTCTGGACCTCGGACGAATATGGCCCCTTCATCGTCAAGATCGATGCCGCCACCGGCGTGATCCTCAAGCGCTACGAGCCCGGCGCCGGTGCCGGCAAGCTGCCGGCCGTGCTGGCCCAGCGCCGCAGCAACCGCGGCATGGAAGGCCTGGCGCAGGACAAGGCCAGCGGCAAGCTGCACGGCTTCCTGCAGAGCCCCATCGATCCGCTGGACGGTGCCGGCAAGTCCATCGAGGTGACCGACAGCTTCGACATGGACAAGGACGGCAAGAGCAACGACAAGGTCAAGGTGCGCGACTTCGCCCAGTTCGCCCGCTGGCTGGAGTTCGATCCCAAGACCGAGACCTCGCGCCTGTTCGCCTATCCGCTGGACTATGCGCTGGCCGGCAAGGGCGAGACCTGGGACCGCAATCGCACCGGCAGCGCCAAGCTGGGCGACCTGGTGAGCCTGGGCAATGGCCGCTTCATCGTGATCGAGCAGGGCGCCGACGCCAATGGCCTGGTGCGCAACTTCCTGATGCTGGTCGAGCTGCCGGCCAATGCCACCGACATCACGGCCCTGGGCATCGAGCTGGAGAAGAACAGCATCGACGGCACGACGGCCGTGGCCACGCCCTGGAAGCAGGTCGTCAAGCTGAAGAAGACCGTGCTGCTGGACCTGAACGCCGCCGGCTGGAAGGCCGAGAAGGCCGAGGGCCTGAGCCTCGTTGATGAACAGACCCTGGCCCTGATCAACGACAACGACTTCGGCCTGCGCACCAGCCTGGTCGATGCCGGCGGCAAGCTGATCGAGGGCGACCCAACGGCCTGCACGGTCGACATCAACGGCGTCATCGTCAACGACGGCGCCTGCACGCCGGGCGCGGTCGGCGTGCGCGTGGCCCGCGGCAACGAGGTGGACCGCAAGACCCGGCTGTGGCTCCTGAAGTTCCCCAAGGCGCTGGCGAGCTACACCCTGCCTTGA
- a CDS encoding 2-oxoacid:ferredoxin oxidoreductase subunit beta, with protein sequence MTYLAKPSLHHPSLQKNAVGYTRRDYEGKVSTLCAGCGHDSISGAIVQACWQLDIAPHRVAKLSGIGCSSKTPDYFLGASHGFNTVHGRMPSVLTGANLANRELLYLGVSGDGDSASIGLGQFAHAMRRGVRMVYIVENNGVYGLTKGQFSATADRGSVAKKGTENHDTAIDLVALALQLGATYVARSFSGDKAQLVPLIEGAIRHGGAAFIDVISPCVAFNNHAGSTRSYDHVREHNEALNRIDFIDLDAEQQARGDEAEILVPQADGTQLRLKRLLSDYDPTDKLAAMNHLQALQSQGVIPTGLLYVDPEARDLHAALKTSAKPLNQLAEAELCPGSALLDKLNASLR encoded by the coding sequence ATGACCTATCTCGCCAAACCATCGCTGCACCATCCCTCGCTGCAGAAGAACGCGGTGGGCTACACCCGGCGCGACTACGAGGGCAAGGTCTCGACCCTGTGCGCCGGCTGCGGCCACGACTCGATCTCGGGCGCCATCGTCCAGGCCTGCTGGCAGCTGGACATAGCCCCGCACCGCGTGGCCAAGCTCTCGGGCATAGGCTGCAGCTCCAAGACGCCGGACTATTTTCTCGGCGCCAGCCATGGCTTCAACACGGTGCATGGCCGCATGCCCAGCGTGCTGACCGGCGCCAACCTGGCCAACCGCGAGCTGCTCTACCTGGGCGTGTCGGGCGACGGCGACTCGGCCTCGATCGGTCTCGGCCAGTTCGCCCATGCGATGCGACGCGGCGTGCGCATGGTCTACATCGTCGAGAACAACGGCGTCTACGGCCTGACCAAGGGCCAGTTCAGCGCCACGGCCGACCGCGGCTCGGTGGCCAAGAAGGGCACGGAGAACCACGACACCGCCATCGACCTGGTGGCCCTGGCCCTGCAACTGGGCGCCACCTATGTGGCCCGCAGCTTCTCCGGCGACAAGGCCCAGCTGGTGCCGCTGATCGAGGGCGCCATCCGCCATGGCGGCGCTGCCTTCATCGACGTGATCAGCCCCTGCGTGGCGTTCAACAACCATGCCGGCAGCACCCGCTCCTACGACCATGTGCGCGAGCACAACGAGGCCCTGAACCGCATCGACTTCATCGACCTGGACGCCGAGCAGCAGGCCCGCGGCGACGAGGCCGAGATCTTGGTACCACAGGCCGACGGCACCCAGCTGCGCCTGAAGCGGCTGCTCAGCGACTACGACCCCACCGACAAGCTGGCCGCGATGAACCACCTGCAGGCCTTGCAGTCGCAGGGCGTGATCCCGACCGGCCTGCTCTACGTGGACCCCGAGGCGCGCGACCTGCATGCCGCGCTCAAGACCTCGGCCAAGCCGCTGAACCAGCTGGCCGAGGCCGAGCTCTGCCCCGGCTCGGCCCTGCTGGACAAGCTGAACGCCAGCCTGCGCTGA